In Sander vitreus isolate 19-12246 chromosome 4, sanVit1, whole genome shotgun sequence, the genomic stretch GAGAAACGATTGCACAGTTTACGAGTAAGGTTCTAAGTAAACAAACCTAAGTTAATTAACTGTAAAGGTCTTGAAAATGTTAGACATCGAATGGTGGAAAGAAATCTGCAATTTACCCTCAAATGCAGTAATATATAAATACTTTAAGTcaaataaaacagtaaatacaAACATCTGCCTGTTATGGCACACTTTATTGAGAATCAGTTTTTATATAAATTGTTCATAGCTGCTACTAAAGCAATATAACTACCGTATGCCATATCTGACATTGCTACAAGCAGTCCACCCAACAAGTTAGGAAAGAAATCGATCAGTTCTCTCTCCAAATAACTGCGATATCCTTTTGTATGGGACAGTCACAGACAGTCCCCAGCTTTAGTTCTCACACTTAAGCCACATTCTGTCCCTCCTGCAGACCATCTTCTGCTCCTGTTGCTGTCAGCTCCGTTTGGGCTCTTCGACGCTCTGCCTCAGTTATCATCATTGGGTGCAGAGGGAAAAATCCTGCCATCcctgcagaaagagagaggggagaaacaAAGACAATATCTTTCACTACAAGCTTTTTCCACAAACTATTGCAGAGACATTGCCTACAGTACCCAACATCTTTTGAAGCCAATACATCATCCATTTAAGACAATTTGAATTCTTTGTAGCCATTTACTAGATAACCAAGTTATACCTTAGATGCTTGATATGAAAACAAAAGGCCCACAAATCTGTATCTGTATAATCCTTTATACCAGAGGGCATGGATGAGGTGCTTGAGGGCACAGTGAACTCATAATAGTAGTAGACAGTAATAGACAGTAGTCATCATTTACGGTAGCAGATTATATAGAAAACAAGATTTGAAAGAATAGTTAACAAAGAGAAGTATATCTCCAGATAAATATATTGCCTCAAAAGGTCTaggcgctcataaaagttataGATGGACCTCCTTGAATAAACAAATCACTATGAGCAGCAACATTATCTGGATAAGCATACAATGAAGTTGTGCAATGTTGATCTACCTTAAAAGAACATGTAGTGAATACACACCTAGAAGTTTGGCCACTGGCTTTGTAGGATGTGCGCCACAGCCGATCCAGTACTTGACTCGGTCGAAATTGAAGCTGACAAGTTTCTCGTTGTATATGTTAGGGAGGGGGTCATAGGAACCCAGCTGCTCTATATATTTACCATCTCTTGCCCTTTTGTTGTAAGCTGCCACAATGCGATAAAAGGGTCTGTTA encodes the following:
- the mrps16 gene encoding small ribosomal subunit protein bS16m translates to MVHLSSLLLKKYHGGYVVIRLALAGHKQANRPFYRIVAAYNKRARDGKYIEQLGSYDPLPNIYNEKLVSFNFDRVKYWIGCGAHPTKPVAKLLGMAGFFPLHPMMITEAERRRAQTELTATGAEDGLQEGQNVA